In Sebaldella termitidis ATCC 33386, one DNA window encodes the following:
- a CDS encoding GNAT family N-acetyltransferase, producing the protein MNIIIKKAEKTEHYKIIEILADEIWNECYISIISKEQIEYMLRNFQSENTVKEQSENGYLYFFAEYNGEYAGYCCIVPENDGVFLSKFYIKKEFRGKGIAKQLLKYALEPFLSEKPLRVHLTVNKYNANSIAVYKKMGFEVFNECANDIGNGFIMDDYEMECFLNKNVL; encoded by the coding sequence ATGAATATTATAATCAAAAAAGCTGAAAAAACGGAGCATTATAAAATTATTGAGATACTTGCTGATGAAATCTGGAATGAATGTTATATTTCAATTATTAGTAAAGAACAAATTGAATATATGCTGAGAAATTTTCAGTCTGAAAATACTGTAAAAGAACAGTCAGAAAACGGATACCTGTATTTTTTTGCGGAATATAACGGCGAGTATGCCGGTTATTGCTGCATTGTCCCGGAAAATGACGGAGTTTTTCTGAGTAAATTTTATATAAAAAAGGAATTCCGCGGTAAGGGCATTGCCAAACAGCTTCTTAAATACGCTTTAGAGCCTTTTTTATCAGAAAAACCGCTTCGTGTACATCTTACTGTTAATAAGTATAATGCAAATTCTATTGCTGTTTATAAGAAAATGGGATTTGAAGTCTTTAACGAATGTGCAAATGATATCGGAAACGGCTTTATAATGGATGACTATGAGATGGAATGTTTTTTAAATAAAAATGTTCTGTAA
- a CDS encoding bifunctional 4-hydroxy-2-oxoglutarate aldolase/2-dehydro-3-deoxy-phosphogluconate aldolase gives MINSKITGIFRNIDESKIVKTAEILINNNINTFEVSYNSHDAIKQIKLLKEHYPDAKIGAGTILNIEDLKKITSETELDFIFTPSVNEEVLKYSKKNNINLIPGVFSPSEVALCLNYGFRLLKLFPAENLSETYVKNLKGPFNNADFIAVGGVTKDNIMSFFKMGYLGVGMGSSLIKTDFLKNNDWDSLDKHIKDTLKAIDEFL, from the coding sequence ATGATAAATTCTAAAATAACCGGAATATTCAGAAATATAGACGAAAGTAAGATTGTCAAAACTGCCGAGATCCTCATTAATAATAATATTAATACCTTTGAGGTCTCTTATAATTCACATGATGCGATAAAGCAGATAAAACTTTTGAAAGAGCATTATCCGGATGCTAAAATCGGAGCTGGGACTATTTTGAATATAGAAGATCTGAAAAAGATAACTTCAGAGACAGAACTGGATTTTATTTTTACTCCCTCTGTCAATGAAGAGGTTCTTAAATATTCCAAAAAAAATAATATAAATCTTATTCCGGGTGTTTTTTCTCCCAGTGAGGTTGCACTATGTCTGAATTACGGCTTCAGACTTCTGAAACTGTTTCCAGCAGAAAATCTCTCGGAAACTTATGTAAAAAATTTGAAAGGTCCCTTTAATAATGCTGATTTTATTGCTGTAGGCGGTGTTACCAAAGATAATATCATGTCTTTTTTCAAAATGGGCTATCTTGGTGTGGGGATGGGTTCAAGTCTTATAAAAACTGATTTTTTGAAAAACAATGACTGGGATTCTTTAGACAAGCATATTAAGGATACGCTGAAAGCAATAGATGAATTTTTATAG
- a CDS encoding creatininase family protein yields MKNFEIEFMTRTEVEEHLVKNPVMILPVGSTEQHGFHLPLGTDTILAKALARMVAPRINSLIIPALYYGYSWVWHKIPGTITLEQEHFKTVLKDIAKSVETYGTKLLIIINGHDANNQSLKYTVREMKYQTDMKILYFFYPNFSEIYKKYCESEIQNGLFHAEEFETSLMLAENDKLVDMTKAVKEYPDYPPLYSHTSEILGDISKSGVFGDATAAGKEKGQKMFEEFADEICKAVSLLTNNKL; encoded by the coding sequence ATGAAAAATTTTGAAATAGAATTTATGACAAGAACCGAAGTAGAAGAGCATCTTGTCAAAAACCCTGTTATGATTCTTCCTGTAGGTTCTACCGAACAGCATGGTTTTCATCTGCCTCTGGGAACTGATACTATTCTTGCAAAAGCCCTTGCAAGAATGGTTGCCCCTAGAATAAACTCACTTATAATTCCTGCACTTTATTACGGTTATTCATGGGTATGGCACAAAATTCCCGGGACTATAACTCTGGAACAGGAGCATTTTAAAACTGTTTTAAAAGACATAGCCAAAAGTGTGGAAACATACGGAACAAAACTTTTAATTATAATTAACGGACATGATGCCAATAATCAATCCCTGAAATATACAGTAAGAGAAATGAAGTACCAGACTGATATGAAAATACTTTACTTTTTCTATCCAAATTTTTCTGAAATTTATAAAAAATATTGTGAATCAGAAATACAAAATGGTCTGTTTCATGCGGAGGAATTTGAAACTTCACTTATGCTTGCAGAAAATGACAAGCTTGTAGATATGACAAAAGCAGTAAAGGAATATCCGGACTATCCACCGTTATATTCACATACCAGCGAAATACTCGGAGATATAAGTAAAAGTGGTGTTTTTGGAGATGCTACCGCTGCCGGTAAAGAAAAAGGGCAAAAGATGTTTGAGGAGTTTGCCGACGAAATCTGTAAGGCTGTAAGTCTTTTAACAAATAATAAACTATAG
- a CDS encoding TetR/AcrR family transcriptional regulator — MGDNETRTKIIKAAEELFKQKDYEDISIREICQLAGISIGAFYRHIGSKEQLFKIFHIQLGTEALKILFEKIDNKTPMEKISVVIDIYLDLITYFGYKFVKYFLTLSLNNEIFANPPGALHTFLKEYITEASNNGEFKPEYTIDYIFRALFSSLRGAAFDWSVNSGKSDIKADYSITLNILLNEFKKK, encoded by the coding sequence ATGGGTGATAATGAAACAAGAACCAAAATAATCAAAGCTGCCGAAGAGTTATTTAAGCAGAAAGATTATGAAGATATTTCTATCAGGGAAATCTGTCAGCTGGCCGGCATCTCAATAGGAGCTTTTTATCGTCATATAGGATCAAAGGAACAGTTATTTAAAATATTTCATATTCAGCTGGGAACAGAAGCATTAAAAATATTATTTGAAAAAATTGACAATAAAACACCTATGGAGAAGATATCTGTAGTTATAGATATATACCTTGATTTGATAACATACTTTGGATATAAATTTGTTAAATATTTTCTTACATTATCACTGAATAATGAAATTTTTGCGAATCCTCCGGGGGCTCTGCATACTTTTTTGAAGGAATATATTACTGAAGCATCCAACAATGGTGAATTCAAGCCGGAATACACTATTGACTATATTTTCAGAGCTCTTTTTTCCTCTTTGCGCGGAGCTGCATTTGACTGGAGTGTAAATTCAGGAAAAAGTGATATAAAGGCTGACTATTCCATCACATTAAATATTTTACTCAATGAATTCAAGAAAAAATAA
- a CDS encoding phosphotriesterase family protein, protein MKKIRTILGDIEREKLGFTYTHEHLIAVPPVHQKDRDLELNDYYKSYSELLKFKEAGGQTLVEASTLDYGRSVKQMRQMSVDSKINVVFTTGFNKHIYYPEWVSEKSIEEITEILTGDVMNGAEGTDSKAGFLKGGAWYNLIHPLEEKTTIAIGKAAVITGAPVWLHTEAGTMGMEMLDILEEENVDLTKVAVGHSDRNADLFYHLELLKRGAYVQFDGVGKVKYYPDSTRIELIKGIIDAGFEDKLLISGDMGRQSYLHSYGGGPGFEFIIKKFIPRMQAEGISNEIIAKIFLKNPADWLAQF, encoded by the coding sequence ATGAAAAAAATAAGAACAATTCTGGGAGATATCGAAAGGGAGAAACTTGGCTTTACATATACACATGAGCATCTGATTGCAGTTCCTCCTGTGCATCAAAAAGACAGAGATCTGGAATTAAATGATTATTATAAATCTTACTCGGAACTTTTGAAATTTAAAGAAGCAGGCGGACAAACCCTTGTGGAAGCCTCTACTCTGGACTACGGACGAAGTGTAAAACAAATGCGGCAAATGTCTGTTGATTCCAAAATAAATGTAGTTTTCACCACAGGATTTAATAAACACATTTATTACCCTGAATGGGTTTCTGAAAAAAGTATAGAGGAAATCACTGAAATACTTACCGGCGATGTTATGAACGGCGCAGAAGGAACAGATTCCAAAGCAGGCTTTCTAAAAGGCGGTGCATGGTATAACCTGATCCACCCGCTCGAGGAAAAGACAACTATTGCCATAGGAAAGGCAGCTGTTATTACCGGAGCTCCTGTATGGCTTCATACAGAAGCCGGTACAATGGGAATGGAGATGCTTGACATACTTGAAGAAGAAAATGTCGATCTGACTAAAGTAGCAGTCGGACACTCAGACCGAAATGCTGATTTATTTTATCATCTGGAGCTTTTAAAAAGAGGAGCATATGTTCAGTTTGACGGAGTCGGTAAGGTAAAATACTATCCTGACAGCACGCGTATAGAGCTTATCAAAGGTATAATAGATGCCGGTTTTGAAGACAAGCTTCTTATTTCAGGTGATATGGGACGTCAGTCTTATCTTCATTCATATGGAGGCGGACCGGGATTTGAATTTATAATAAAAAAATTCATTCCTAGAATGCAGGCTGAAGGTATCAGCAATGAAATAATAGCAAAAATTTTCCTGAAAAACCCTGCTGACTGGCTTGCACAATTCTAA
- a CDS encoding PTS sugar transporter subunit IIC: protein MKKDKKRISDYFGMVAVKLGGQIHLRSLRDGFASIMPFMILAGFVIFINYVILEPSGFMGKIIDPKILTRLQEIGSSVSNGTLGIITVIVTASVSYHLSQNRNFDNVLASVLVSLSTLFVVTPFMSTFKPEGLNESFVVNGVIPVNYTNATGMFVGIIVGLFATDIFIKLSANKKLQINIAGDIPPAVIKSFNVLIPIMINVIIFAIISFLLNLLFKLDFNQLISMLITKPLSHVTTSLFGFLFLMCLGNLFFGFGIHQAVISNPLLDPFLLQNMQENMLAYANHQPIPHIITSAFKDVFGITGGSGNTIALLIAIFIFGRRKDYKDVAKMSFMPGLFNINEPVIFGLPIVFNPFLIVPFVIAPVFSLLTAYFATSVGLINHVVVQIPWTTPPVISAFLATGGDWRAAVLQLVIIIITIFIYLPFLKMDERMSKINKDDIS from the coding sequence ATGAAAAAAGATAAAAAAAGAATATCTGATTATTTCGGAATGGTAGCTGTAAAACTGGGCGGACAGATTCACCTGAGATCTCTCAGGGACGGCTTTGCATCTATTATGCCTTTTATGATTCTGGCAGGGTTTGTAATATTTATTAATTATGTTATTTTAGAACCGTCAGGATTTATGGGGAAAATAATAGATCCAAAAATTCTTACAAGGCTTCAGGAAATAGGAAGCTCGGTTTCAAACGGAACACTCGGCATAATAACAGTCATTGTTACTGCGTCTGTTTCATATCATCTAAGCCAGAACAGAAATTTTGATAATGTACTTGCATCAGTATTAGTAAGCTTGTCTACACTTTTTGTCGTAACTCCTTTTATGAGTACGTTTAAACCTGAAGGGCTGAATGAAAGCTTTGTTGTAAATGGTGTTATTCCTGTGAATTATACAAATGCTACTGGTATGTTCGTAGGAATTATAGTCGGTCTTTTTGCTACTGATATATTTATAAAGCTTTCGGCAAATAAAAAGCTTCAGATAAATATAGCGGGAGATATTCCGCCGGCAGTAATCAAATCATTTAATGTACTGATCCCTATTATGATAAATGTAATTATCTTTGCAATAATATCGTTTTTATTGAATCTTCTGTTTAAATTAGATTTTAATCAGCTGATTTCCATGCTTATAACAAAGCCTCTAAGCCATGTGACAACAAGTCTTTTCGGATTTTTATTTTTAATGTGTCTGGGAAATCTGTTTTTTGGATTCGGGATTCATCAGGCTGTTATATCCAATCCTCTGCTGGATCCGTTTCTGCTCCAGAATATGCAGGAAAATATGCTGGCATATGCGAATCATCAGCCCATACCTCATATAATTACTTCCGCATTTAAAGATGTTTTTGGTATAACAGGAGGTTCGGGCAATACAATAGCTCTTCTTATAGCGATTTTTATTTTTGGAAGAAGAAAAGATTATAAAGATGTTGCTAAAATGTCATTTATGCCAGGTTTATTCAATATAAACGAACCGGTGATTTTTGGACTGCCTATAGTTTTTAATCCGTTCCTTATTGTTCCGTTTGTAATAGCACCGGTATTTTCTCTGCTTACTGCTTATTTTGCCACTTCAGTGGGACTTATAAATCATGTAGTGGTACAGATTCCATGGACAACGCCTCCGGTTATTTCAGCGTTTCTTGCTACAGGAGGAGACTGGCGTGCAGCGGTGCTGCAGTTAGTGATTATTATAATTACTATATTTATATATCTTCCTTTCCTGAAAATGGACGAACGCATGTCAAAAATCAATAAGGATGATATTTCCTGA
- a CDS encoding PTS sugar transporter subunit IIB, with the protein MRIITVCGMGFGTSLMLLMSIQKIGTKYNMSITGEAVDLSSLHGLKADLIVASSEIAKEIRDSDIPVIGITNMLDEDEIEAKVIPVLQNL; encoded by the coding sequence ATGAGAATAATAACAGTCTGCGGAATGGGATTTGGTACAAGTCTTATGCTGCTTATGAGTATACAGAAAATCGGAACAAAATATAATATGAGTATTACCGGGGAAGCTGTAGATCTCTCATCATTACACGGATTAAAAGCTGACCTGATAGTAGCTTCTTCTGAGATAGCAAAGGAAATCAGAGATTCTGATATTCCCGTTATCGGCATTACCAATATGCTTGACGAAGATGAAATCGAAGCAAAAGTAATACCCGTACTGCAAAATTTATAA
- a CDS encoding PTS sugar transporter subunit IIA → MKLNELFTEKNVELDMIAEYPEDIIRAGGNLLLKNGSVREGYIDEMLNSYEKIGAYMVISPGIAIPHARPDSSVIKSGISFIRLKNPVYFGHPENDPVTLVFSIAGTSGDNHIELIQSLSEILFDKNIVNSLYTVKNKEDFLKLLSEKEGK, encoded by the coding sequence ATGAAATTAAACGAACTTTTTACTGAAAAAAATGTAGAGCTGGATATGATTGCAGAATATCCTGAAGATATTATCAGAGCCGGAGGAAATCTTTTATTGAAAAACGGTTCTGTCCGGGAAGGTTATATCGATGAAATGCTTAACAGCTATGAAAAAATCGGGGCATATATGGTTATTTCCCCCGGAATAGCAATTCCCCATGCAAGACCTGATTCTTCCGTCATAAAATCAGGTATCTCCTTTATACGCCTGAAAAACCCGGTTTATTTCGGACATCCTGAAAATGATCCTGTTACTCTTGTCTTTTCCATTGCGGGTACCAGCGGGGATAATCACATAGAACTTATCCAGTCGCTAAGTGAGATTTTATTTGACAAAAATATTGTAAACAGCCTTTATACGGTGAAAAATAAAGAAGACTTTCTGAAATTATTATCTGAGAAGGAGGGAAAATAA
- a CDS encoding PTS ascorbate transporter subunit IIC yields MESLLYHVISILKNPAFVLGIIAFIGLLSLKRSFSDCIKGTVKTILGFLILQVGAGAIVGALIPFSTLFTAAFGFTGIVAEDNSLVAAVQQFLGIETALIMLFSFIINILLAKFTKWKYIFLTGHMMFSFAGTMAILFDQMGFSRIQIIIFGSIIQGISMVLFPAISQPMVRKVTGNDNVAFGFWGSSLVTFCGYLGGLVGNKEQSSEDVKVSNKLDFLKDMGVLMSIVMVCVYLVTSIFAGKENLIEITGESSVVSFSLMTALNFVAGILVLLQGVRMFLGEIVPAFKGFSDKIVPGAKPALDVPIFYSYAPIAVTIGFLSAMAGGILVTFISKFLPVTVLPSVIGLFFMGGAAGVFGNTTGGRRGAVVSGFLLGFLFSLIIALAYPLLDLSSYNIQGLWFASTDAIIVVVIIRVIGFIFGIK; encoded by the coding sequence ATGGAATCTTTATTATATCACGTAATCAGTATCCTCAAAAATCCGGCTTTTGTTCTGGGAATTATCGCATTCATAGGACTTTTGTCTCTGAAAAGAAGCTTTTCCGACTGTATAAAAGGTACAGTAAAAACTATACTGGGTTTTCTTATTCTACAGGTTGGGGCAGGTGCTATAGTAGGCGCCCTTATACCTTTCAGCACTCTTTTTACAGCAGCTTTCGGTTTTACGGGAATAGTAGCGGAAGATAACTCTTTAGTAGCGGCAGTCCAGCAGTTTCTTGGTATTGAAACTGCCTTAATCATGCTTTTTTCATTTATTATAAATATTCTTCTGGCAAAATTTACTAAATGGAAATATATTTTTCTTACAGGACATATGATGTTTTCCTTTGCGGGAACAATGGCGATTTTATTTGACCAAATGGGATTTTCAAGAATACAGATTATAATTTTCGGTTCAATAATACAGGGAATATCAATGGTTCTCTTCCCGGCTATATCACAGCCTATGGTTAGAAAGGTTACTGGTAATGATAATGTAGCCTTTGGTTTTTGGGGAAGTTCCCTTGTTACATTCTGCGGATATCTCGGAGGGCTTGTAGGTAATAAGGAGCAGTCTTCGGAAGATGTAAAAGTTTCTAATAAACTGGACTTTTTGAAAGATATGGGAGTTCTTATGTCTATTGTAATGGTCTGCGTTTATCTGGTAACATCTATATTCGCAGGAAAAGAAAATCTTATAGAAATTACAGGTGAAAGTTCTGTGGTTTCATTCAGTCTTATGACTGCCCTGAATTTTGTTGCAGGTATTCTGGTATTATTACAGGGAGTCAGAATGTTTCTTGGTGAAATCGTACCTGCATTTAAAGGTTTTTCGGATAAAATAGTTCCGGGAGCAAAACCGGCACTTGATGTTCCTATTTTTTACTCTTATGCTCCTATTGCAGTTACTATAGGCTTTCTATCTGCCATGGCTGGAGGAATACTGGTAACATTTATATCAAAGTTTCTGCCGGTTACTGTACTGCCGAGTGTTATTGGTCTTTTCTTCATGGGCGGAGCAGCAGGTGTTTTTGGTAATACAACAGGCGGAAGAAGAGGAGCTGTAGTTTCCGGTTTCCTTTTAGGCTTTCTGTTTTCGCTTATTATAGCACTTGCCTACCCGTTACTGGATTTGAGTTCATATAACATACAGGGTCTCTGGTTTGCTTCCACAGATGCAATAATAGTAGTAGTTATTATAAGGGTTATAGGATTTATATTTGGTATCAAATAA
- a CDS encoding cation:proton antiporter, with protein MALSMAFIVLAGLLLNYIFTKLKLPGFLGMIILGAAAGPYGFNILDKNLIEISGELRTIALIIILLRAGLGINRNELKKVGPLAVKFSCIPGLIEGFTIAFLSMKLLGFSFVEGGMLGFIIAAVSPAVVVPFMIFLSEKGIGMKKGISTIILAGASADDVFAITLFTVFLGLYGGSSVNPVFQLLGIPLSIILGIAVGIGAGLILVRIFRKFHIRDTKKVLIILSISIFLKGMENFLHDKVEIASLIGVMTVGVVILEKLPEAAERLSKKFNKIWVFAELLLFVLVGAQVNIHVALNAGLTGFLIILAGLAGRSAGVYISTIGSNLNIKERLFCILAYIPKATVQAAVGGIPLAAGVASGDLILAIAVLAIIITAPAGALAMSLSYKKLLE; from the coding sequence ATGGCACTTAGTATGGCATTTATAGTTTTGGCAGGATTACTGCTGAATTACATATTTACAAAATTAAAATTACCGGGTTTTTTGGGAATGATTATTCTCGGGGCAGCAGCAGGACCTTACGGCTTTAATATTCTTGATAAAAATCTTATTGAAATATCTGGAGAACTGCGAACAATTGCACTAATAATAATTTTATTAAGAGCAGGTCTTGGCATTAACAGAAATGAACTGAAAAAGGTCGGTCCGCTTGCAGTGAAATTCTCCTGTATTCCCGGACTTATAGAAGGATTTACCATTGCATTCTTATCAATGAAGCTGCTGGGATTTTCATTTGTGGAAGGCGGGATGCTGGGATTTATAATTGCTGCTGTATCACCGGCAGTAGTAGTGCCTTTTATGATATTTCTTTCAGAAAAAGGAATAGGAATGAAAAAAGGAATTTCTACGATTATACTGGCAGGAGCCTCAGCAGATGATGTTTTTGCAATAACATTATTTACTGTATTTCTGGGACTTTATGGAGGAAGCAGTGTAAACCCTGTTTTCCAGCTTTTGGGAATTCCTTTGTCCATAATTCTTGGGATAGCTGTGGGAATAGGTGCGGGACTGATACTGGTAAGAATTTTCAGGAAATTTCATATAAGGGATACTAAAAAAGTACTGATTATATTGTCTATTTCCATTTTTTTAAAGGGTATGGAGAATTTTCTTCATGATAAAGTAGAGATTGCTTCGCTTATTGGAGTAATGACAGTCGGAGTTGTTATATTGGAAAAACTTCCGGAAGCAGCAGAGCGTTTGTCAAAAAAATTCAATAAAATATGGGTTTTTGCCGAACTGCTGCTTTTTGTTCTGGTCGGAGCCCAGGTAAATATACATGTAGCTCTGAATGCCGGACTTACCGGTTTTTTGATAATTCTCGCAGGACTTGCAGGAAGAAGTGCAGGTGTTTATATTTCTACAATTGGAAGTAATCTGAATATAAAAGAAAGATTGTTCTGCATTCTGGCATATATCCCTAAAGCTACTGTACAGGCCGCTGTAGGCGGAATACCGCTTGCAGCGGGAGTGGCTTCCGGGGATCTGATACTTGCTATAGCAGTGCTGGCAATTATTATTACAGCACCTGCAGGAGCATTAGCCATGAGTCTGTCGTATAAAAAGCTTCTGGAGTAG
- a CDS encoding BglG family transcription antiterminator, which produces MKINSRLLKIVNFLYHNNPTNIKEIARSLDISERAVRYEIDNFNFILEMNNVPGVQKLPMGTLKIDKNFFNTKYVPLLKDIVKETKENRSSFIKFLFLAENSINISQTAKKLGISRATVKNDLLGLEDEFRMNNVILEGQNIISSEKNTRDYLLKCFSKDINALYYFVPEKNELIYSYLSERISTLYIDAVKEFIQQIINIFKNTDNAFYEFIFAYIIITILRVKENRSLCDIKNENFLENIEEYHIITEQAESLESSLGIRFSKVEKLQLTDYILGFVSYSYNTSVLENWIEIEIFVKDLIALVNEDIDYNILHDEQLAEGLLNHMKPLIYRLKNNFSINSDIHIKAVEEHFNIFYLVKKSLSKFNSIICKEISDSEIALLTLHFLASIERNKNKSGNYNKNILLVCYGGYGTSMLVKDNLEQNYHVKIESVISYFQLSNYDLSDIDYIISTVKLKNRLLYPEKPKIIEITPFFSIEDQKTLEENYIFKKKNNEIRVSVNEIVTIVKKYATIHNPESLNHELVKIFNKETLYPAKENKFMDYISPDKIQYTESVKDWKESIFLAGSDLLQSGYINNSYIEEIINVTETFGAYFVLGNKIAIPHGQLAKNVYKNGINILYIKKPVTFPNNKKVSLIFFMAALEKNAHLNSLASILGLAKNKNFLLSLEKINNNIELFNLIEQYSE; this is translated from the coding sequence ATGAAAATTAATAGCCGGTTGTTAAAAATTGTTAATTTTTTGTACCATAATAACCCGACTAACATCAAAGAAATTGCTCGCTCTCTTGATATAAGCGAACGTGCTGTCAGATACGAAATAGATAATTTTAATTTTATACTGGAAATGAATAATGTCCCCGGAGTGCAAAAGCTTCCTATGGGTACTCTGAAAATTGATAAAAACTTCTTCAACACGAAATATGTTCCTTTGCTAAAAGATATTGTAAAAGAAACTAAGGAAAACAGAAGCAGCTTTATCAAATTTTTATTTCTTGCCGAAAATTCTATTAATATTTCTCAGACAGCAAAAAAGCTTGGTATCAGCAGAGCAACAGTGAAAAATGATTTATTAGGGTTAGAAGATGAATTTAGAATGAATAATGTTATATTAGAAGGTCAGAACATTATTTCTTCTGAAAAAAATACAAGAGATTACTTGTTAAAATGTTTTTCCAAAGATATAAACGCACTGTACTACTTTGTCCCTGAAAAAAACGAACTTATTTATTCGTATCTTTCAGAGAGAATAAGTACGCTTTATATTGATGCAGTAAAAGAATTTATACAGCAGATAATAAATATTTTTAAAAATACTGATAATGCCTTTTACGAATTTATATTTGCCTACATTATAATCACTATATTAAGAGTAAAAGAAAATAGAAGTTTATGTGATATCAAAAACGAAAATTTTCTCGAAAATATAGAAGAATACCATATTATTACTGAGCAGGCAGAGTCTTTGGAAAGCTCCCTTGGTATCAGATTCAGTAAAGTGGAAAAACTACAGTTAACAGATTATATTTTAGGTTTTGTTTCTTATTCATATAATACTTCTGTTTTAGAAAACTGGATAGAAATCGAAATTTTTGTTAAAGATCTGATCGCTTTGGTCAATGAGGATATTGACTATAATATCCTTCATGACGAACAGCTTGCCGAAGGTCTTCTAAATCATATGAAACCTCTTATTTACAGATTGAAAAATAATTTTTCCATAAACAGCGATATTCATATAAAAGCTGTAGAGGAACATTTTAATATTTTTTATCTGGTAAAAAAATCTCTTAGCAAATTTAATTCCATAATCTGTAAAGAAATATCAGATTCGGAAATAGCACTTTTAACACTTCATTTTTTAGCTTCTATTGAGAGAAATAAAAATAAGAGCGGTAATTATAATAAGAATATTCTTCTGGTCTGCTACGGCGGTTATGGGACTTCTATGCTTGTAAAAGACAATCTTGAACAAAATTATCACGTAAAAATTGAAAGTGTAATTTCTTATTTTCAGCTTTCAAATTATGATCTTTCTGATATAGATTATATAATCAGTACTGTTAAGCTGAAAAACAGGCTTTTATACCCTGAAAAACCTAAAATTATTGAAATAACTCCGTTTTTTTCCATTGAGGACCAAAAAACTCTTGAAGAAAACTATATATTTAAGAAAAAAAACAATGAAATAAGAGTATCTGTAAATGAAATAGTAACAATTGTCAAAAAATATGCGACTATTCATAACCCTGAAAGTCTAAACCATGAACTTGTAAAGATTTTTAATAAAGAAACACTTTATCCGGCGAAGGAAAATAAATTTATGGATTATATCTCACCCGATAAAATTCAATATACTGAAAGTGTAAAAGACTGGAAAGAAAGTATTTTTCTGGCCGGAAGCGATCTTTTACAGTCCGGTTACATCAATAATTCATATATAGAAGAAATCATTAATGTAACGGAAACTTTTGGTGCATACTTTGTTTTAGGTAACAAAATAGCCATTCCACACGGACAGCTGGCAAAAAATGTTTATAAAAACGGAATTAACATACTTTATATAAAAAAGCCTGTTACTTTCCCGAATAATAAAAAGGTTTCCCTTATATTTTTTATGGCTGCACTGGAGAAGAATGCACATTTAAACAGCCTTGCCTCTATTCTTGGGCTGGCAAAAAATAAAAATTTTTTATTAAGTTTAGAAAAGATAAATAATAATATTGAGCTTTTCAATTTAATTGAACAATATTCGGAGTGA